Proteins found in one Labrenzia sp. VG12 genomic segment:
- a CDS encoding HAMP domain-containing sensor histidine kinase, giving the protein MTRLTRFIRTTAFKLSLLYIAVFTVMSGFLLVYVAENTDHLMSEQVVQSVDSELKGLADVYVRGGVRDLVETIDRRSRHPDASLYLLTDFAGNALVGNIARLPTTVLEEADGGLRRVRYTRLGQDSEDVERQAMVRTFELRGGFRLLVGRDLGDQLRFSNLLGNALRLWLIVVIVMAAITWLFVSRRVMKRIDDISATSQTIMQGDLSGRLSIAGTNDEFDRLAVSLNAMLDRIELLMQSMKDVTDNIAHDLKTPLTRLQTRIETALRETSGEEGYRTALEATLDESDQLLRIFNALLHIARIESMAPGSVMEATDLSRLLGEIAELYEPLVEDEGGRLETGVPEGLQAECNRDLISQVLVNLIENALKYGRPADGELVIRLTALEEEGRVIVAVSDNGPGIPDKDMSRVLERFVRLEESRSEPGTGLGLSLVKAVARLHGGDLRFKNEAQGLSARVDLKPVTPASSRSGHEQGGITGDPEQR; this is encoded by the coding sequence GTGACGCGGCTCACTAGGTTCATCCGAACGACAGCGTTCAAGCTGTCCCTGCTGTACATCGCCGTTTTTACGGTGATGTCCGGCTTTCTGCTTGTCTATGTCGCGGAAAACACCGACCATCTAATGTCCGAACAGGTGGTCCAGTCCGTCGATTCCGAACTCAAGGGCCTCGCCGACGTCTATGTGCGCGGCGGGGTGCGGGACCTGGTCGAGACCATCGACCGGCGATCCCGGCATCCGGATGCCAGTCTCTATCTTCTGACGGATTTTGCCGGCAACGCCCTGGTCGGCAACATTGCCCGTCTGCCGACAACGGTTCTGGAAGAAGCCGACGGCGGATTGCGCCGGGTGCGCTATACGCGGCTCGGTCAGGATTCAGAAGACGTCGAACGCCAGGCCATGGTGCGCACGTTTGAATTGCGCGGCGGCTTTCGTCTTCTGGTCGGCCGTGACCTCGGTGACCAGTTGCGCTTTTCCAACCTGCTCGGCAATGCGTTGCGGCTCTGGCTCATCGTGGTGATCGTGATGGCGGCTATTACCTGGCTCTTTGTCAGCCGGCGGGTGATGAAGCGCATTGACGACATTTCCGCCACCAGCCAGACCATCATGCAGGGAGATCTGTCAGGACGCCTGTCGATTGCCGGCACCAATGACGAATTCGACCGGTTGGCCGTCAGCCTCAACGCCATGCTCGATCGCATCGAGTTGCTGATGCAGTCGATGAAGGATGTGACCGACAACATTGCCCACGATCTGAAGACGCCGCTGACGCGTTTGCAGACGCGGATTGAAACCGCACTGCGTGAAACCAGTGGCGAAGAAGGCTATCGCACCGCGCTGGAAGCAACGCTCGACGAATCCGACCAGCTGCTGCGCATCTTCAACGCGCTTCTGCACATTGCCCGGATAGAATCGATGGCGCCCGGGTCGGTGATGGAAGCAACCGACCTGAGCCGGCTGCTGGGCGAAATTGCAGAACTGTACGAGCCGCTGGTCGAAGATGAAGGCGGACGGCTGGAGACAGGCGTTCCGGAGGGACTGCAGGCCGAATGCAACCGCGACCTGATCAGCCAGGTGCTGGTCAATCTCATCGAAAATGCCCTGAAATATGGCCGTCCGGCCGACGGCGAACTTGTAATCCGGCTGACCGCCCTGGAAGAGGAGGGCAGGGTCATCGTCGCCGTCAGCGACAACGGGCCTGGCATCCCGGACAAGGACATGAGCCGTGTACTGGAGCGGTTCGTCCGTCTGGAAGAAAGCCGTTCGGAACCTGGAACAGGCCTTGGATTGAGCCTCGTCAAGGCGGTTGCCCGCTTGCATGGGGGAGACTTGCGCTTCAAGAATGAGGCACAGGGCCTGAGCGCCCGTGTCGATCTCAAGCCGGTGACACCGGCCAGCAGCAGGAGCGGGCATGAACAAGGCGGCATCACCGGAGACCCGGAACAGCGATGA